In the genome of Pseudomonadota bacterium, one region contains:
- the crtD gene encoding 1-hydroxycarotenoid 3,4-desaturase CrtD: MNAHQRTIIIGAGIGGLAAALRLRALGRRVMVLERAAEVGGKMRVLSSEAGPVDTGPTVLTMKPVFDALFADIGETLEEHITLVPEPHLARHWWRDCAVLDLWQDRARSAEEIGGVFGGRARAEYERFAEKAARLFAAFDAPMMQTASPRPLALTGRVLQDPGLIRAMAPARTLAQTLARDFSDPHLRQLFGRYATYVGGSPYKSPAILSLISHSEAAGVWRVDGGMHQLALSLRRLAEAHGVTFRTRAEVTRVEVQDGSVSAVHTRDGRHPCTEAVFNGDPRALATGRLGPSAAKALDAAPLEKRSLSARVWAFAAAAKGPELVHHNVFFAADPAAEFGALARGDMPEDATFYICAEDRGTGLTPPPLERFEIIMNAAPLDPRADADFPAAKEIDTCRQRMLRTLAQFGLTFESSPPDGALTTPREWEAHFPGSAGSLYGQSPHGMMAAFARPTARTKLRGLYLVGGGTHPGAGVPMATLSAAHVAAAIAEDRTLTSTSRRTAMHGGMSTA; encoded by the coding sequence ATGAACGCGCACCAGCGCACCATCATCATTGGCGCCGGTATCGGCGGGCTCGCCGCAGCCCTCAGGCTCCGCGCGCTCGGCCGCCGAGTGATGGTGCTGGAGCGCGCCGCGGAGGTGGGCGGCAAGATGCGCGTCCTGTCCTCCGAGGCGGGCCCCGTGGATACGGGCCCCACGGTTCTCACGATGAAGCCCGTTTTCGACGCGCTTTTTGCCGATATCGGTGAAACGCTCGAAGAGCACATCACGCTCGTGCCCGAGCCGCACCTCGCCCGCCATTGGTGGCGAGACTGCGCGGTGCTCGACCTCTGGCAGGACAGAGCGCGTTCTGCGGAAGAGATCGGCGGCGTCTTCGGCGGGCGCGCGCGCGCCGAGTACGAACGCTTTGCCGAAAAAGCCGCGCGCCTCTTCGCGGCCTTCGACGCCCCCATGATGCAGACGGCGTCCCCGCGCCCGCTCGCGCTGACGGGACGGGTGCTGCAAGACCCCGGCCTGATCCGGGCCATGGCCCCTGCCCGCACGCTTGCGCAAACGCTCGCGCGCGACTTCAGCGATCCCCATCTGCGCCAGCTCTTCGGCCGCTACGCCACCTATGTGGGCGGCTCGCCCTACAAGTCCCCGGCGATCCTGTCGCTCATCTCGCATTCCGAGGCGGCAGGGGTCTGGCGGGTCGATGGGGGCATGCACCAGCTTGCCCTCTCCCTCCGACGGCTGGCCGAGGCCCACGGCGTGACGTTTCGAACCCGTGCGGAGGTCACGCGCGTGGAGGTGCAGGATGGGAGCGTGAGCGCGGTCCACACCCGCGACGGCAGGCACCCGTGCACGGAGGCCGTCTTCAACGGCGATCCTCGCGCCTTGGCCACCGGGCGTCTCGGCCCGTCGGCGGCGAAAGCTCTCGATGCGGCCCCTTTGGAAAAGCGCAGCCTCTCCGCGCGCGTCTGGGCCTTCGCCGCCGCAGCCAAGGGGCCCGAGCTCGTGCACCACAACGTCTTTTTCGCCGCCGATCCGGCCGCGGAGTTCGGCGCGCTGGCGCGGGGCGACATGCCTGAGGACGCGACATTCTACATCTGCGCCGAGGATCGCGGGACAGGGCTCACACCACCGCCGCTCGAGCGCTTCGAGATCATCATGAACGCCGCGCCGCTGGATCCGCGCGCGGACGCCGACTTTCCTGCCGCAAAGGAGATCGACACATGTCGCCAACGGATGCTTCGAACCCTCGCCCAATTCGGGTTGACCTTCGAGAGCTCGCCACCCGACGGCGCGCTGACGACACCCCGGGAATGGGAGGCGCACTTCCCCGGATCGGCAGGATCCCTCTACGGGCAGAGCCCGCATGGGATGATGGCGGCCTTCGCGCGCCCGACAGCGCGGACGAAGCTCCGGGGCCTTTACCTCGTGGGCGGCGGAACCCACCCGGGGGCGGGCGTGCCCATGGCGACCCTCTCCGCAGCGCACGTGGCCGCGGCGATCGCGGAGGACCGAACTTTGACCTCGACGTCCCGCCGAACGGCTATGCATGGTGGTATGTCGACGGCCTGA